The proteins below come from a single Acinonyx jubatus isolate Ajub_Pintada_27869175 chromosome A1, VMU_Ajub_asm_v1.0, whole genome shotgun sequence genomic window:
- the SKA3 gene encoding spindle and kinetochore-associated protein 3 isoform X2 — protein MDLIRSFHAKLRSLAITLDSETARLQRALDGEESADEQEITDSDSESTKHENVQMPDVKDSLSNPAVPSTASSEKSPRSPQLSDFGLERYMISQVPPNPPQAVNAHEEEPRIVIPSSKQSVVKVLKTPKCALKMDDFECVTPKLEHFGISDCTACLNEDYTMGLKNMKENKSEEAIESEPVTSNHFFATPGLIIQQLKKNDGDYTDSPLAPTFCTPGLKIPSTKNSIALGSTNYPLSETNSSSNDLEMKDCASLVLNSEKCFESFADPSSPIISSYENLLRTPTPPEVTTIPEDILQILSKYNSNLATPVALRAVPPSKVFLAKYGAPSVRGAGNKENW, from the exons ATGGATCTGATCCGAAGCTTCCACGCGAAGCTACGGTCTCTGGCCATCACCCTCGACAGCGAGACGGCCCGGCTGCAGCGAGCGCTGGACGGAGAGGAGAGCG CGGATGAACAAGAAATCACTGACTCTGACTCAGAGTCCACTAAGCATGAAAATGTCCAAATGCCTGATGTGAAGGACAGTCTGTCCAATCCTGCTGTTCCAAGCACTGCTAGTTCTGAGAAGTCTCCACGGAGTCCCCAACTTTCAGATTTTGGGCTGGAGCGGTACATGATATCCCAAGTTCCACCAAACCCTCCACAGGCAGTAAACGCCCATGAAGAAGAGCCCAGAATTGTAATTCCATCTTCCAAGCAGTCCGTAGTTAAAGTACTAAAAACTCCAAAATGTGCCCTAAAGATGGATGATTTTGAGTGTGTAACTCCTAAATTAGAACACTTCGGTATCTCTGACTGTACTGCGTGTTTGAATGAAGATTACACGATGGGACTTAAAAATATGAAGGAGAATAAAAG TGAGGAGGCCATAGAATCAGAACCGGTGACCAGTAATCATTTCTTTGCTACTCCTGGCCTCATAATCCAGCAGTTGAAAAAAAATG ATGGCGACTATACAGATTCCCCCTTGGCACCCACGTTCTGCACTCCTGGTTTGAAAATTCCTTCTACAAAGAACAGTATAGCTTTG GGATCCACAAATTATCCATTATCGGAAACAAATAGTTCATCAAACGATTTGGAAATGAAAGACTGTGCATCGTTAGTTTTAAATTCGGAGAAGTGTTTTGAGAGTTTTGCGGATCCCTCTTCTCCCATAATTTCTTCTTACGAGAATCTGCTGAGAACACCTACACCTCCAGAAGTCACTACCATTCCAGAAGATATTCTTCAG attttatcAAAATACAACTCGAACCTAGCTACTCCAGTGGCATTGAGAGCCGTGCCACCCAGCAAAGTGTTCCTTGCCAAATACGGAGCACCGAGCGTCCGAGGTGCTGGCAACAAAGAAAACTGGTGA
- the SKA3 gene encoding spindle and kinetochore-associated protein 3 isoform X1: MDLIRSFHAKLRSLAITLDSETARLQRALDGEESDIEDYPVRILCDLLSEVQTLKDDVILLLDKASSESQESIGFIKATKVLMKKNSMDIMKITEFFQKYGYNPRAKESSADEQEITDSDSESTKHENVQMPDVKDSLSNPAVPSTASSEKSPRSPQLSDFGLERYMISQVPPNPPQAVNAHEEEPRIVIPSSKQSVVKVLKTPKCALKMDDFECVTPKLEHFGISDCTACLNEDYTMGLKNMKENKSEEAIESEPVTSNHFFATPGLIIQQLKKNDGDYTDSPLAPTFCTPGLKIPSTKNSIALGSTNYPLSETNSSSNDLEMKDCASLVLNSEKCFESFADPSSPIISSYENLLRTPTPPEVTTIPEDILQILSKYNSNLATPVALRAVPPSKVFLAKYGAPSVRGAGNKENW, translated from the exons ATGGATCTGATCCGAAGCTTCCACGCGAAGCTACGGTCTCTGGCCATCACCCTCGACAGCGAGACGGCCCGGCTGCAGCGAGCGCTGGACGGAGAGGAGAGCG ACATTGAAGATTATCCAGTGAGAATTTTATGTGACCTTCTTTCTGAAGTCCAGACTCTAAAG gATGATGTCATTCTTCTTCTTGATAAAGCAAGTTCGGAAAGTCAAGAAAGCATTGGTTTCATAAAGGCAACAAAAgtactaatgaaaaaaaattcaatggatATCATGAAAATAACGGAGTTTTTCCAGAAGTATGGATATAACCCGCGTGCCAAGGAAAGCTCAG CGGATGAACAAGAAATCACTGACTCTGACTCAGAGTCCACTAAGCATGAAAATGTCCAAATGCCTGATGTGAAGGACAGTCTGTCCAATCCTGCTGTTCCAAGCACTGCTAGTTCTGAGAAGTCTCCACGGAGTCCCCAACTTTCAGATTTTGGGCTGGAGCGGTACATGATATCCCAAGTTCCACCAAACCCTCCACAGGCAGTAAACGCCCATGAAGAAGAGCCCAGAATTGTAATTCCATCTTCCAAGCAGTCCGTAGTTAAAGTACTAAAAACTCCAAAATGTGCCCTAAAGATGGATGATTTTGAGTGTGTAACTCCTAAATTAGAACACTTCGGTATCTCTGACTGTACTGCGTGTTTGAATGAAGATTACACGATGGGACTTAAAAATATGAAGGAGAATAAAAG TGAGGAGGCCATAGAATCAGAACCGGTGACCAGTAATCATTTCTTTGCTACTCCTGGCCTCATAATCCAGCAGTTGAAAAAAAATG ATGGCGACTATACAGATTCCCCCTTGGCACCCACGTTCTGCACTCCTGGTTTGAAAATTCCTTCTACAAAGAACAGTATAGCTTTG GGATCCACAAATTATCCATTATCGGAAACAAATAGTTCATCAAACGATTTGGAAATGAAAGACTGTGCATCGTTAGTTTTAAATTCGGAGAAGTGTTTTGAGAGTTTTGCGGATCCCTCTTCTCCCATAATTTCTTCTTACGAGAATCTGCTGAGAACACCTACACCTCCAGAAGTCACTACCATTCCAGAAGATATTCTTCAG attttatcAAAATACAACTCGAACCTAGCTACTCCAGTGGCATTGAGAGCCGTGCCACCCAGCAAAGTGTTCCTTGCCAAATACGGAGCACCGAGCGTCCGAGGTGCTGGCAACAAAGAAAACTGGTGA
- the MRPL57 gene encoding ribosomal protein 63, mitochondrial yields MFVTALLLRNRIPGSQWIGKHRRPRAVSFHAKQNMIRRLEIEAENHYWLSMPYLTAEQEYGHAAGRRAAAFEAIKAASVSKFPPHRFVVDQLDHLNVTKKWS; encoded by the coding sequence ATGTTCGTGACCGCCCTCCTCCTCCGCAATCGCATTCCTGGCAGCCAGTGGATCGGGAAGCACCGGCGGCCGCGCGCCGTGTCTTTCCACGCGAAGCAGAACATGATCCGTCGCCTGGAGATAGAGGCGGAGAACCATTACTGGCTGAGCATGCCCTACCTCACCGCGGAGCAGGAGTACGGCCACGCCGCGGGGCGCCGGGCGGCGGCCTTCGAGGCCATCAAGGCGGCCAGCGTGTCCAAGTTCCCCCCCCACAGATTTGTGGTAGACCAGCTCGACCATCTCAATGTCACCAAGAAGTGGTCCTAA